Proteins found in one Deinococcus sp. YIM 134068 genomic segment:
- a CDS encoding replication initiator protein A, whose product MSSAVKKRKVKPTAPADIDRFDEANSARLGLICVQERIPSDYTRWDVQFVIDDRNARLTCISPSEYGGVPHGLDGDFATILNVMYLEQGAPEDGAVHTTAYQMLQRAGFPDSGQYYAALQESLDRLKGATYTASESWRDHKRQRWTTVKFNIVEQIVADTQGDTSFGSGTSLKIRLARPVVQSIRERYLKPLDMTFVLSLKRSLTRSLYRVLDAHRYDPQHPQAPAAVLRLHLQQWARECKLRETVPARIKRNLESAHTELLERGYLRAVTYEGARNDTVIVYEFGDLPATPPAPEPVIEVIPDAPVVDALRGYGVAPAVARRLVQDRGEAHVTRRLERFEAMTRAGYRVRNRSALLVDVIRDEEGKYTDPGDAGAGEAAPGVERAPGKTSRTDLARREEEETERLTTAVEREFLGLPTDEQAVRAVTQVRLFVGRELRDDHLRRLLIALQAGEVEPYALYREVMRAASELRLPEFAEQIRETYGG is encoded by the coding sequence TTGTCATCCGCCGTCAAGAAACGCAAGGTCAAGCCCACCGCGCCCGCCGACATCGACCGCTTCGATGAGGCCAATTCCGCACGCCTGGGGCTGATCTGCGTGCAGGAGCGCATCCCCAGCGACTACACCCGCTGGGACGTGCAGTTCGTGATCGACGACCGCAATGCCCGATTGACCTGCATCTCACCGAGCGAGTACGGCGGCGTTCCGCACGGCCTGGACGGCGATTTCGCCACCATCCTCAACGTGATGTACCTCGAACAGGGGGCACCGGAGGACGGGGCCGTTCACACGACGGCGTACCAGATGCTCCAGCGGGCGGGCTTTCCCGATTCCGGCCAGTACTACGCGGCGCTTCAGGAGAGCCTCGACCGCCTCAAGGGCGCGACCTACACGGCGAGCGAGTCGTGGCGCGACCACAAGCGGCAGCGGTGGACGACCGTGAAGTTCAACATCGTCGAGCAGATCGTGGCGGACACGCAGGGGGACACCTCGTTCGGAAGCGGGACCAGCCTGAAAATCCGGCTCGCCCGCCCGGTCGTGCAGAGCATCCGCGAGCGGTATCTCAAGCCGCTGGACATGACCTTCGTGCTCAGCCTCAAGCGGTCGCTGACCCGCAGCCTGTACCGGGTGCTGGACGCCCACCGCTACGACCCGCAGCACCCGCAAGCGCCCGCCGCCGTCCTGCGGCTGCACCTCCAGCAGTGGGCGCGCGAGTGCAAGCTGCGCGAGACGGTGCCCGCCCGCATCAAGCGCAATCTGGAGAGTGCCCACACCGAGCTGCTGGAGCGCGGCTACCTGCGCGCCGTGACCTACGAGGGTGCCCGCAACGACACCGTGATCGTGTACGAGTTCGGCGACCTGCCCGCCACCCCGCCCGCTCCCGAACCCGTCATCGAGGTCATCCCCGACGCGCCCGTGGTGGACGCGCTGCGGGGCTACGGGGTCGCGCCCGCTGTGGCCCGCCGCCTCGTGCAGGACCGGGGCGAGGCCCACGTCACCCGGCGGCTGGAGAGGTTCGAGGCCATGACCCGCGCCGGCTACCGGGTCCGCAACCGCAGCGCCCTCCTCGTGGACGTGATCCGCGACGAGGAGGGCAAGTACACCGACCCCGGAGACGCCGGGGCAGGGGAGGCCGCGCCGGGGGTGGAGCGCGCCCCTGGGAAGACCAGCCGCACCGACCTCGCCCGCCGCGAGGAGGAGGAGACCGAGCGCCTGACGACGGCGGTGGAGCGCGAGTTCCTGGGCCTCCCCACCGACGAGCAGGCGGTCCGCGCGGTCACGCAGGTGCGCCTCTTCGTGGGCCGCGAGCTGCGCGACGACCACCTGCGCCGCCTGCTGATCGCCCTGCAAGCCGGGGAGGTCGAGCCGTATGCCCTCTACCGTGAGGTCATGCGCGCCGCCTCGGAACTGCGGCTCCCCGAGTTCGCCGAGCAGATTCGGGAGACGTACGGCGGGTAG
- a CDS encoding HAD family hydrolase — MTKYRGVIVDIDGTLVDSNDAHARAWVRSFAEAGLEVTFGQVRPMIGMGGDQLVPRVTGIGKDDPRYQALSDGWKRHFQEELPQLRGQPGARALMEALRARGLRLIVGTSADEALVEDLLKVAGVADLLTEHTTASDVEASKPEPDIVRAAVTKLGLPPSEVLMLGDTPFDVESARRAGVNTVALRCGGDDRFEGAVAVYDSPQNWLDHLDGPPLDGRPQEAPMGVGGPA, encoded by the coding sequence ATGACCAAGTACCGTGGCGTGATCGTGGACATCGACGGGACCCTCGTGGACAGCAATGACGCGCACGCCCGCGCGTGGGTGCGCTCGTTCGCGGAGGCAGGCCTGGAGGTGACGTTCGGGCAGGTCCGGCCCATGATCGGTATGGGGGGGGATCAGCTCGTGCCGCGCGTGACGGGCATCGGGAAGGACGACCCGCGTTACCAGGCCCTCAGCGACGGCTGGAAACGCCATTTTCAGGAGGAGCTGCCGCAGCTCAGGGGTCAGCCGGGCGCGCGGGCGTTGATGGAGGCCCTGCGGGCGCGCGGCCTGCGCCTGATCGTGGGCACCTCGGCGGACGAGGCGCTGGTGGAGGACCTGCTGAAGGTCGCTGGCGTCGCGGACCTGCTCACCGAGCACACCACCGCGTCGGACGTGGAGGCGTCCAAGCCGGAGCCGGACATCGTGCGGGCCGCCGTCACGAAGCTGGGCCTGCCGCCCTCCGAGGTGCTGATGCTGGGCGACACGCCCTTCGACGTGGAGAGCGCCCGGAGGGCGGGGGTGAACACCGTGGCCCTGCGCTGTGGCGGGGATGACCGCTTCGAGGGCGCGGTGGCGGTGTACGACAGCCCGCAGAACTGGCTCGATCATCTGGACGGGCCGCCGCTCGATGGGAGGCCGCAAGAAGCGCCGATGGGGGTGGGCGGTCCAGCCTGA